The DNA region TGTACCCCGCCCCACACGTGCCGGGCGCAGCGAGTTGAGCATGCACCCGGGTCATGAAATCGGCTTCGCTCAAGCCTTGCTCGGCCAGTCGACCGGGCGTAATACCCGTGATCACGCAGGCTGCCGGATGGGGCAGGATGTCTTCACTGGGCTGGCAGTAAAGGTTGACCGGCTCGTCTATTTCATTGAGATCGAAGTCAGTGCGAATCCCCGCCATTTGCAGCGGGCGGTCGCAACGGGGGTTGATGCCAGTGGTTTCATAGTCGTACCAGAAGATAGAGGTCACGGGCTATTCCTGAACTGAAGATCGGCGAAGTCTAGGCGTTCACATCCCGCCCCGGCCAGTAATCTCGTCATTCAATCACCTCTGGCCACTTACCGTGCAATACATAGTTATGTCGTTTTGCCCCGAGAGGCTGCTAGCATCGGACGGACATCGAATCCCGAACAGGCCACATCAAGGTTGCCCATGCTCGAGACCACAGCACTGCCAAGGAAAGCGACGCTGTCCGCGCCACTGGATACGCGGTATCAAGTCGAAACGCCGGAAGGCATCGACCTGCCACTGCGCCCGGCCGGGTTGATGGTTCGTGCGCTGGCGTTCTCCATCGATCTCGGGCTGCGCGGGTTGATCGTGGGCCTGCTGTTTATTGTCCTGGCGTTCCTCGGGAAACTCGGTGCAGGGCTCGGCTCGATTCTGTTGTTCGTGGTGAGCTGGTGGTACATGGTGCTGTTCGAAGTGCTCAATCAGGGGCGTTCGCCCGGCAAGCAGTGGATGGGCCTGCGAGTGGTACAGGACGATGGCACGCCGATCGGCTGGTCTGCTTCGCTGCTGCGCAACCTGCTGCGATTTGTCGACATGCTGCCGTTCGGCTATTTCCTCGGGGCCATCAGTTGCCTGCAACATCCTACCTTCAAGCGCCTCGGCGATCTGGCTGCCGGCACGCTGGTGATCTACCGCGAACAATCGCTTGCCCGACCGCAACTGCCTGACATCCAGCCCCGGC from Pseudomonas sp. ACM7 includes:
- a CDS encoding RDD family protein, coding for MLETTALPRKATLSAPLDTRYQVETPEGIDLPLRPAGLMVRALAFSIDLGLRGLIVGLLFIVLAFLGKLGAGLGSILLFVVSWWYMVLFEVLNQGRSPGKQWMGLRVVQDDGTPIGWSASLLRNLLRFVDMLPFGYFLGAISCLQHPTFKRLGDLAAGTLVIYREQSLARPQLPDIQPRRPAFALTLTEQRAILGFAERQGELSEARVKELAAILAQPLQVSAPGAVDELNGIARGLLGPT